In the genome of Bremerella sp. JC817, one region contains:
- the mgtE gene encoding magnesium transporter, translating to MINTLYLPELREMLVENDAAGLREFCTALHPARTAEFMEGLTPEEAWSVLDHADLNLQGEILSYFDYHRQAEMLESRPPESVAPVVATMSADDQVDLLGEVEEETAEQILACFSVDDRRDVLRLSNYAEGTAGAIMTTEMARLSENLTAREALQELTNQAENLETIYYLYVVDEHGSLHGVVSTRDIVSALSKKQKRLSEIMETEVIHANVMDDQEEVLRKMADYDLLAIPVVDEELRLVGIITHDDILDVVVEEAAEDAYRAAAVEPLEETYLRTSVLTLSRKRGVWLAVLFVGAFLTTFALEQFEEDLARIPWLVIFIPLVISTGGNSGNQSATLVITALNKGEASVRDWWIIMRRELAMGLILGLIMAGLGLVLALFKSPSAYAALVVPSTLVLVVIAGTLIGSMLPLMFKKIGLDPALMSNPFVAGLIDLLGIVIYLKVALLLVG from the coding sequence ATGATTAACACCCTCTACCTGCCCGAACTACGCGAGATGCTGGTCGAGAACGATGCCGCTGGCCTCCGCGAGTTTTGCACCGCTCTCCATCCCGCTCGCACCGCCGAGTTTATGGAAGGCTTGACGCCTGAAGAAGCGTGGAGCGTCTTGGATCATGCCGATCTGAACTTGCAGGGGGAAATCCTTTCCTATTTTGACTACCACCGGCAAGCCGAGATGCTCGAGTCTCGGCCTCCCGAATCGGTCGCTCCGGTGGTCGCCACCATGTCGGCGGACGACCAGGTCGACCTTTTAGGCGAAGTCGAAGAAGAGACCGCCGAGCAAATTCTGGCCTGTTTCTCGGTCGACGACCGTCGCGACGTGCTGCGGCTCTCAAATTATGCCGAAGGAACCGCCGGTGCGATCATGACCACCGAAATGGCCCGCCTCAGCGAGAACCTCACCGCCCGCGAGGCCCTGCAAGAGCTCACCAACCAGGCCGAGAACCTCGAGACGATCTATTACTTGTACGTCGTTGACGAGCATGGCAGTCTGCACGGGGTGGTCTCGACTCGCGATATTGTCTCGGCACTCAGCAAGAAGCAGAAGCGTCTGAGCGAGATCATGGAGACCGAAGTCATCCACGCCAATGTGATGGATGACCAGGAAGAAGTTTTGCGTAAGATGGCCGACTACGACCTTCTGGCCATTCCGGTCGTCGACGAAGAGCTGCGGCTGGTTGGGATTATTACGCACGACGATATTCTCGACGTCGTAGTGGAAGAAGCGGCCGAAGACGCATACCGCGCGGCGGCGGTCGAGCCTCTGGAAGAAACCTATCTCCGCACGTCAGTGCTGACCCTCAGCCGCAAACGTGGCGTCTGGCTGGCTGTCCTGTTCGTGGGGGCTTTTCTCACGACGTTCGCCCTGGAACAGTTTGAAGAAGACCTGGCGCGGATTCCGTGGCTGGTGATCTTTATTCCGCTGGTCATTTCGACCGGAGGGAATTCAGGCAATCAATCGGCCACGCTCGTGATCACGGCGCTCAACAAGGGAGAAGCCAGCGTCCGTGACTGGTGGATTATCATGCGGCGCGAGCTGGCGATGGGCTTGATCCTGGGATTGATCATGGCAGGACTGGGGCTGGTATTGGCCCTGTTTAAATCACCGTCCGCGTATGCAGCGCTGGTCGTACCGTCGACATTGGTGCTGGTGGTGATCGCGGGAACCTTGATTGGCTCGATGCTGCCACTGATGTTTAAGAAGATTGGCCTCGACCCGGCCTTGATGAGCAACCCGTTCGTGGCGGGGCTGATTGACCTTCTAGGGATTGTGATCTACCTGAAGGTCGCGTTGCTGCTCGTTGGATAG
- a CDS encoding glycosyltransferase family 4 protein, with amino-acid sequence MPLVVYLCEYGTIYGGENSMLAGLEEIKRRGFDVAVACPGESLLSRQLARRQVRHISFTWTDAQGKRLPLELLRDQLNATIPAWHADIVHANSLSVSRILGPCRRPEDCHFVGHLRDIIKLNRRVVEDISALDEIYCVSTATREHHLRQGLREENSQVLHNGIDLQQFSPPASRPDRRPLQLVYIGQLVMRKGIDTLLQSVHLAVEAGVDVALDLYGECHSEKDEALQYVAQQRRWVETVGMISRIRFRGRTHHPIQILQEANVLVHAARQEPWGRVLIEGAACGIPIVATDVGGTREMFPSEEAILVPPDDPEAMAEAIVKLYHSAKLRELVGAKARQRIEQFGISGYADKLAGRYEKLVRGPVK; translated from the coding sequence ATGCCTTTGGTCGTCTATCTCTGCGAGTACGGAACGATCTATGGCGGCGAGAACTCGATGCTGGCTGGACTGGAAGAGATAAAACGCCGCGGCTTCGATGTTGCCGTGGCGTGCCCGGGTGAAAGTCTCCTGTCGCGGCAATTGGCCCGGCGACAGGTGCGGCACATTTCTTTTACCTGGACCGATGCCCAGGGGAAACGTCTGCCGCTGGAATTGCTGCGCGACCAACTGAACGCCACGATTCCAGCATGGCACGCCGATATCGTGCATGCCAACAGTCTTTCGGTCTCGCGCATTCTAGGGCCTTGCCGGCGACCTGAGGATTGCCACTTCGTCGGCCACCTGCGGGACATCATCAAGCTGAATCGCCGCGTCGTCGAAGATATCTCAGCGCTGGACGAGATCTACTGCGTTTCGACCGCGACGCGTGAGCATCACCTGCGACAAGGACTTCGCGAAGAGAACTCGCAGGTGCTACACAATGGAATCGATCTCCAGCAGTTCTCTCCTCCTGCGTCCCGTCCTGATCGGCGGCCACTGCAGTTGGTTTACATCGGGCAGTTGGTCATGCGGAAAGGGATCGACACGTTGCTGCAAAGCGTCCACCTGGCGGTGGAGGCGGGTGTCGACGTCGCGCTTGATCTGTATGGCGAATGCCATTCCGAAAAGGACGAGGCGCTGCAGTACGTCGCTCAGCAGCGACGTTGGGTTGAAACGGTTGGGATGATTTCGCGGATTCGGTTTCGGGGTCGAACGCATCATCCGATCCAGATCTTGCAGGAAGCGAACGTGCTGGTCCATGCGGCTCGACAAGAGCCTTGGGGCCGGGTCTTGATTGAAGGGGCGGCGTGTGGCATCCCCATCGTAGCGACCGACGTCGGAGGGACCCGCGAGATGTTCCCCAGCGAGGAGGCCATTTTGGTGCCTCCGGACGATCCTGAGGCGATGGCCGAGGCGATCGTCAAGTTATACCACTCGGCGAAACTGCGCGAATTGGTCGGAGCGAAAGCAAGGCAACGGATCGAACAATTCGGCATTTCCGGTTATGCGGATAAACTCGCTGGCCGGTACGAAAAACTCGTACGGGGCCCCGTGAAATGA
- the dapA gene encoding 4-hydroxy-tetrahydrodipicolinate synthase, with the protein MARKGSQFAGVSVAITTPFQGDLVDYNLLKKQVEFQIEAGVQCLCPVGTTGESPTLSHDEHERVISAVIETVAGRAKVMPGTGSNSTREALKLTRWAAKEGADGALVVAPYYNKPTQEGFYQHFKALAEDAGIPICVYNIPGRTGKNVDPETIARLAELEQIQLVKEATGSLDQASQILELTDLTLLSGDDSLTLPLMAIGGEGVISVVSNIVPGDMLSLVRAAAAGDFAEAQKMHFKLFTLCRELLGLSTNPIPIKVAMKMLGRDSGELRLPMTPLCENGEKRLREVLTAYGLL; encoded by the coding sequence ATGGCACGAAAAGGCAGTCAATTCGCAGGCGTTTCGGTAGCAATCACGACTCCCTTCCAGGGAGACCTGGTGGACTACAACCTGCTGAAAAAACAGGTCGAATTCCAAATTGAAGCCGGCGTGCAGTGCTTGTGCCCCGTCGGAACTACGGGCGAATCCCCTACCCTTTCGCACGATGAACACGAACGTGTCATCAGCGCCGTAATCGAAACGGTTGCTGGCCGCGCGAAGGTGATGCCAGGCACCGGATCGAACAGCACTCGCGAAGCGTTGAAGCTGACCCGCTGGGCCGCGAAAGAGGGTGCCGACGGCGCTTTGGTTGTCGCTCCTTACTACAACAAGCCGACCCAGGAAGGTTTCTACCAGCACTTCAAGGCGTTGGCGGAAGACGCCGGCATTCCTATCTGCGTCTACAACATTCCTGGCCGCACCGGCAAGAACGTTGATCCTGAAACGATCGCTCGTCTGGCCGAACTGGAACAGATCCAACTGGTCAAAGAAGCGACTGGTTCCCTCGATCAGGCTTCGCAGATCCTGGAATTGACCGACCTGACCTTGCTCAGCGGCGACGACAGCCTGACCTTGCCACTGATGGCGATCGGCGGCGAAGGGGTGATCTCGGTGGTCAGCAACATCGTTCCTGGCGACATGCTCAGCCTGGTTCGCGCGGCTGCCGCTGGCGATTTCGCCGAAGCCCAGAAGATGCACTTCAAGCTCTTCACCCTGTGCCGCGAACTGCTCGGTCTGTCGACCAACCCGATTCCGATCAAGGTCGCCATGAAGATGCTCGGTCGCGACTCGGGCGAACTGCGTTTGCCGATGACGCCGCTGTGCGAGAACGGCGAAAAGCGTCTGCGTGAAGTCCTGACCGCTTACGGTCTTCTGTAA
- a CDS encoding pyridoxine 5'-phosphate synthase, with protein MPHLGVNIDHVATIRQARKTNEPDPVWAAALAELGGADCITLHLREDRRHIQDRDLEVMRQTVKVKLNLELATEADVVDIACRVKPDQATLVPERREEVTTEGGLDVVSHEASVAKAIGQLRDAGISISLFLDPEPKQIEMAAKLGADAVELHTGQYALHGGAEQEKELTRLVLAAEQIHAAGMQVLAGHGLTYTNVQPIAQIPEMAELNIGHSIVSRAVFVGFRDAVAEMKRLVAL; from the coding sequence ATGCCTCATTTGGGCGTCAACATCGACCACGTGGCGACGATTCGCCAGGCTCGCAAGACGAATGAACCTGACCCGGTCTGGGCCGCTGCCCTCGCCGAACTGGGGGGCGCCGACTGCATCACGCTGCATCTGCGAGAAGACCGCCGTCATATCCAGGATCGCGATCTGGAAGTGATGCGGCAGACCGTGAAGGTCAAATTGAACCTGGAACTGGCCACCGAGGCCGATGTGGTCGACATCGCGTGCCGCGTCAAGCCGGATCAGGCAACGCTCGTTCCAGAACGCCGCGAAGAAGTTACCACCGAGGGTGGCCTGGATGTGGTGAGCCACGAAGCTTCAGTCGCCAAGGCAATCGGCCAGCTCCGCGACGCCGGGATCTCCATCAGTCTCTTCCTCGACCCGGAACCGAAGCAGATCGAAATGGCCGCCAAACTGGGGGCCGATGCGGTCGAGCTGCACACCGGCCAATATGCTTTGCATGGTGGAGCCGAGCAGGAAAAGGAACTCACCCGGCTTGTTCTGGCGGCTGAACAAATTCATGCGGCCGGCATGCAGGTGCTGGCCGGGCATGGTCTGACTTATACGAATGTTCAGCCAATCGCTCAGATTCCAGAAATGGCCGAGCTGAACATCGGGCACAGCATCGTTTCTCGAGCCGTTTTCGTCGGTTTTCGCGATGCAGTCGCCGAAATGAAACGTTTGGTGGCCCTTTAA
- a CDS encoding DUF447 domain-containing protein: MSESPLRIIEGMLTTENADGTVNVAPMGPRVNDNFTRFQLRPFPGSRTYENLLRTRRATFHVTDDVEMIAQAAVGDLHSPPSFVSDMPTGIHVLSGACRWYALEAVDVETHGERASLICAVQSSGKLRDYFGLNRAKHAVLELAILATRVHLLPAEEIEAEIAMLTPWVEKTGGESELRAWEFLRSTIDQRLAAKQESS, translated from the coding sequence GTGAGCGAGTCGCCACTGCGAATCATCGAAGGGATGCTCACCACCGAAAACGCCGACGGCACCGTGAATGTCGCGCCGATGGGGCCGCGGGTGAACGATAACTTTACGCGGTTTCAGCTGCGTCCCTTCCCTGGTTCACGCACGTACGAAAACTTGCTGCGGACGCGACGGGCCACGTTTCATGTGACCGACGATGTCGAGATGATCGCGCAAGCCGCCGTGGGCGACTTGCATTCGCCGCCGTCGTTTGTCAGTGATATGCCCACTGGCATCCACGTTCTGTCAGGAGCTTGCCGCTGGTATGCCCTGGAAGCAGTCGATGTGGAGACGCACGGCGAGCGGGCCTCGCTGATTTGTGCGGTGCAATCTTCCGGCAAACTGCGTGATTACTTCGGGTTGAATCGGGCCAAGCACGCCGTGCTGGAACTGGCCATTCTAGCAACCCGCGTTCATTTGCTGCCCGCGGAAGAGATCGAGGCGGAAATCGCCATGCTGACGCCGTGGGTCGAGAAAACGGGTGGTGAGAGTGAACTTCGGGCCTGGGAGTTTCTCCGCAGCACGATTGATCAACGGCTGGCCGCAAAGCAGGAATCGTCGTAG
- a CDS encoding aminodeoxychorismate/anthranilate synthase component II codes for MILVIDNYDSFVHNLARYFRQLGQKTVVRRNDAITLEEIKLLKPDAIVLSPGPCTPNESGICLDVVRQLGATVPILGVCLGHQAIVAALGGNVVRAAAPMHGRSSPITHDEGKLFAGLPSPFAVGRYHSLIAERSSLPDCLRIDAETDDGTIMAVSHVEWPLVGVQFHPESVLTDHGYAMLANFLRFAGQTPAADVGSAMPKIVTPGGSLLTDRDYYWSQES; via the coding sequence ATGATATTGGTAATCGACAACTACGACAGCTTCGTGCATAACCTTGCGCGGTACTTCCGCCAGCTTGGGCAGAAGACGGTCGTGCGCCGCAACGACGCGATCACGCTGGAAGAGATCAAGTTGTTGAAGCCTGACGCGATCGTTCTTTCGCCGGGACCCTGCACGCCCAACGAATCAGGCATCTGCTTGGATGTGGTTCGGCAGTTGGGAGCCACGGTTCCAATTTTGGGGGTATGCCTTGGGCACCAAGCGATCGTCGCCGCACTGGGCGGCAACGTCGTCCGGGCCGCCGCACCGATGCATGGTCGCTCGTCGCCGATTACCCATGACGAAGGAAAGCTGTTCGCTGGACTTCCCTCTCCCTTTGCGGTCGGCCGATATCATTCGCTTATTGCCGAGCGCTCGTCGCTTCCCGATTGCCTGCGAATCGATGCGGAAACGGACGATGGCACCATCATGGCGGTCTCGCACGTCGAGTGGCCTTTGGTGGGCGTTCAGTTTCATCCTGAGTCGGTGCTGACCGATCACGGCTACGCGATGCTGGCCAACTTCTTGCGGTTTGCCGGTCAGACTCCGGCAGCCGATGTTGGCAGTGCGATGCCGAAGATTGTTACCCCAGGCGGATCGTTGCTGACCGATCGCGACTATTACTGGAGCCAGGAGTCGTGA
- a CDS encoding anthranilate synthase component I family protein, whose product MMNEVSTLGKPFAIELDAKWTPSEVFARLAHLPHVLWLDSARSDANLGRYSFLTADPVETIQAGPLQVENALTRLTELEALFRLESLEGLPPFQGGVAGYFSYDLNRAFEVVPETRFNEFHLPLLSFGVYDWVICWDHAEQKAWIISTGFPESDPAKREVAAKERAAEVTARLDADPVPLAGNATGRVVPATELAPCFACAEQPGVMSNFSKEDYLAAVARSVEYIHAGDIFQVNLSQRLIMEAKTGAAELYLRLREKNPAPFAGYYDFGMGQIVSASPERFISVRDRWIESRPIKGTRRRSGRPELDMFWADELVRSEKDRAENVMIVDLLRNDLSRICQDDSVEATSLCGLETYQTVQHLVSIIVGRLQDNVGVREILEAIFPGGSITGAPKIRAMEIIAELEPTARGPYCGSLGYIGFDGTIDWNILIRTIVASAGWWQFPVGGGIVADSDPLREYEETWHKALGLLHAVLDE is encoded by the coding sequence ATGATGAACGAAGTTAGCACGCTCGGAAAACCGTTTGCGATCGAGCTCGACGCGAAATGGACGCCGAGCGAAGTGTTCGCGCGGCTGGCCCATCTGCCGCATGTTTTGTGGCTTGATAGCGCTCGCAGCGATGCCAACCTTGGCCGGTACAGCTTTTTGACGGCCGACCCGGTCGAAACCATTCAGGCCGGTCCGCTGCAAGTCGAGAATGCACTGACGCGGCTCACCGAGTTGGAAGCTTTGTTCCGTCTCGAATCGCTGGAAGGCTTGCCGCCGTTTCAAGGTGGGGTCGCCGGTTACTTTTCGTACGACTTGAATCGCGCCTTCGAGGTCGTGCCTGAGACTCGCTTCAACGAGTTTCATCTGCCGCTGTTGTCGTTTGGTGTCTACGACTGGGTGATTTGCTGGGACCATGCCGAGCAAAAGGCCTGGATCATTTCGACCGGCTTCCCGGAAAGTGATCCGGCGAAGCGGGAAGTGGCTGCCAAAGAACGCGCTGCGGAAGTGACGGCTCGACTGGATGCCGACCCGGTCCCTCTGGCTGGCAATGCTACTGGCCGAGTTGTTCCTGCCACCGAGCTGGCCCCTTGCTTCGCCTGCGCGGAGCAGCCCGGCGTGATGAGCAACTTCAGCAAAGAAGATTACCTGGCGGCCGTAGCTCGGTCGGTCGAGTACATCCACGCTGGCGACATCTTCCAGGTAAACTTGTCGCAGCGTTTGATCATGGAAGCCAAGACCGGCGCGGCCGAGCTGTATTTGCGATTGCGAGAAAAGAACCCTGCTCCGTTCGCTGGCTACTACGACTTTGGCATGGGGCAGATTGTCTCGGCTTCGCCGGAACGGTTTATCTCGGTTCGTGATCGTTGGATCGAATCGCGACCGATCAAAGGAACGCGTCGCCGCAGCGGTCGACCAGAGCTCGATATGTTCTGGGCCGATGAACTGGTTCGCAGCGAGAAAGACCGTGCCGAGAACGTGATGATCGTTGACCTGCTGCGAAACGATCTTTCGCGAATCTGTCAGGACGACAGCGTGGAAGCAACGAGCTTGTGCGGGCTGGAAACCTATCAGACCGTGCAGCACCTGGTCTCGATCATTGTCGGTCGTCTGCAAGATAACGTTGGCGTGCGCGAGATCCTCGAGGCAATCTTCCCTGGCGGATCGATCACCGGCGCACCGAAGATCCGGGCCATGGAGATCATTGCCGAACTGGAACCAACGGCTCGCGGGCCTTATTGCGGCTCGCTTGGATATATCGGCTTCGATGGCACCATCGATTGGAATATCTTGATTCGCACGATCGTCGCTTCGGCCGGCTGGTGGCAGTTCCCGGTCGGTGGTGGGATTGTTGCCGACTCGGACCCCTTGCGGGAATACGAGGAAACGTGGCATAAAGCACTCGGCCTTCTCCACGCGGTGCTTGACGAATGA
- a CDS encoding DUF6513 domain-containing protein: MADRHIHFVTGKLAEASLRSLLSELAPRAGFEYSVQVLNITVAALMTTTWVAKRIEVPGIATEVMVTGYCRGDLSEIEAVARLPVVRGPKDLRLLPDWFDQPTLADDYGEYDVEIIAEINHAPSFTLTQILEEARRLKQAGADRIDIGCDPGAIWTGVAECVKALVDEGFEVSVDSLEPREIAPAVAAGASLVLSVNSSNRQHAADWGCEVVVIPDDPKSLSGFDETIEFLAQRNVPFRLDPILEPISFGFTESIVRYYETRRRYPEDEMMMGIGNLTELTDVDSAGLNVMLLGICQELGIRSVLTTQVINWAQTSVRECDLARRLMRYALHHRTLPKRIEPRLVTLRDAKITEPTEEELARLPVEIKDQNYRIFVAQQLLHLVASGMHLTDTDPLALFEKLDETKPTNLSPSHAFYLGFELCKAMTAMHLGKQYRQDEALDWGYLTHEEVSHRINLHKDRPDRERSEKNDERS, encoded by the coding sequence ATGGCCGACCGTCATATCCACTTCGTCACCGGGAAGTTGGCTGAAGCTTCGCTGCGGAGCTTGCTGAGCGAGCTCGCGCCTCGGGCAGGCTTCGAATACAGCGTCCAGGTCCTCAACATCACCGTTGCTGCCCTAATGACGACGACGTGGGTTGCCAAACGGATCGAAGTGCCTGGGATCGCTACCGAGGTGATGGTCACCGGTTACTGTCGAGGTGATCTGAGCGAAATTGAAGCAGTCGCCAGGTTGCCGGTCGTTCGCGGGCCGAAAGACCTGCGGCTGCTGCCAGATTGGTTCGATCAGCCGACGCTGGCCGATGATTATGGCGAGTACGATGTCGAGATCATCGCCGAGATCAATCACGCGCCTAGCTTTACGCTTACGCAGATCCTCGAAGAAGCCCGTCGGCTGAAGCAAGCCGGTGCCGATCGGATTGATATCGGCTGCGATCCTGGGGCCATCTGGACCGGAGTGGCCGAGTGCGTCAAAGCATTGGTTGACGAAGGCTTCGAGGTTTCGGTCGACAGCCTTGAGCCGCGCGAGATTGCTCCGGCGGTAGCGGCTGGGGCTTCGCTTGTATTGTCGGTCAATTCGAGCAATCGCCAGCATGCGGCCGACTGGGGCTGCGAAGTGGTCGTCATTCCGGACGATCCGAAATCGCTGAGCGGGTTCGATGAAACCATCGAGTTTCTGGCCCAGCGGAATGTGCCGTTTCGCTTGGACCCGATCCTCGAACCGATTTCATTCGGGTTCACGGAAAGCATCGTCCGTTATTACGAGACCCGCCGTCGGTACCCTGAAGATGAAATGATGATGGGGATCGGCAACTTGACCGAGTTGACTGATGTCGATTCGGCCGGGCTGAATGTCATGCTGCTGGGTATCTGTCAAGAGCTCGGCATTCGCAGCGTGCTGACCACTCAGGTAATCAATTGGGCCCAAACCAGCGTGCGAGAATGCGACCTCGCGCGACGCTTGATGCGGTATGCCCTGCACCACCGGACGCTGCCGAAACGAATCGAGCCGCGACTGGTCACGCTGCGTGATGCCAAGATCACGGAGCCGACCGAAGAAGAACTTGCCCGACTGCCTGTCGAGATCAAAGATCAGAACTATCGCATCTTCGTCGCCCAGCAGCTTCTGCATCTGGTTGCCAGTGGAATGCATCTGACCGATACCGATCCGCTGGCGTTGTTCGAGAAGCTGGACGAAACCAAGCCGACGAACTTGAGTCCGTCGCATGCGTTTTACCTCGGGTTCGAGCTATGTAAAGCGATGACCGCGATGCACCTTGGGAAGCAATATCGCCAGGACGAAGCCCTCGACTGGGGCTATCTGACGCACGAAGAAGTTTCGCACCGAATCAATTTGCATAAAGATCGGCCTGATCGCGAACGATCTGAGAAGAATGATGAACGAAGTTAG
- a CDS encoding SDR family oxidoreductase, producing MQTPREPVPYEFGLSGKVAAVTGAASGIGRAIALQLASQGASLILHTRSNDHGLRETANLAQSLNDRIKIALILEDFADPNHQDRFCQKAWEAQGGVDILVNNAGVDVLTGANASLSFEEKLELVYRIDVVSTVRIARTLGRQMRSRPGSAIINIGWDQAEHGMEGDSGEMFAVSKGAIMAFSKSLAKSLAPNVRVNCVAPGWIQTAWGENSSEYWQSRAQRESLVGTWGLPEDIAAAVAYLASPAARFINGQVLPVNGGFNHGGHSPRPGKES from the coding sequence ATGCAAACGCCGCGGGAACCCGTTCCGTATGAGTTTGGCCTTTCAGGAAAAGTTGCCGCCGTAACCGGTGCAGCCAGCGGAATCGGTCGGGCAATTGCCCTGCAGCTTGCGTCCCAGGGGGCCTCTCTTATTCTTCACACGCGGTCCAACGATCATGGCCTGCGCGAGACCGCGAATCTGGCGCAATCACTGAACGATCGAATCAAAATCGCCCTAATTCTTGAAGATTTCGCCGATCCCAACCATCAAGATCGCTTCTGCCAAAAGGCGTGGGAGGCCCAGGGGGGCGTGGACATTTTGGTAAATAACGCCGGGGTCGATGTGCTGACCGGCGCGAACGCCAGCCTCTCATTTGAAGAAAAGTTGGAGCTCGTTTATCGGATCGATGTCGTCTCGACCGTCCGAATTGCCCGGACACTTGGCCGGCAGATGCGATCACGCCCCGGCAGTGCCATCATCAACATTGGCTGGGATCAGGCCGAGCATGGCATGGAAGGTGACAGTGGCGAGATGTTCGCCGTGTCGAAAGGGGCGATCATGGCTTTCTCGAAGAGCCTGGCGAAATCGCTCGCTCCGAATGTTCGCGTGAACTGCGTTGCCCCAGGCTGGATTCAAACCGCCTGGGGAGAGAACTCGTCCGAGTACTGGCAATCTCGTGCCCAGCGCGAATCGCTGGTTGGCACGTGGGGTCTGCCGGAAGACATTGCCGCGGCGGTCGCTTACCTGGCATCGCCGGCGGCGCGATTCATCAACGGACAAGTCTTGCCAGTCAATGGCGGCTTCAACCATGGTGGTCATTCGCCACGCCCTGGTAAGGAGTCGTAA
- a CDS encoding PQQ-binding-like beta-propeller repeat protein, producing MSSQQPNSEASQPAPETKPKREPRYSPPLRNLLATIVAIVVALTGIFGRTLGDGVLADVYDVVPILRDQAVCNLMVLIGGFFAIFIPLMWLTFGSAYPRIVRYTPITVIVLGVALFFVVFEIQGVSGNMIPRFGYRFGLAPDQRLGGLNAEDRIVAPDAIAKVADDPKAFPQFLGPNRNNKVDGPKLNPDWQANPPEELWRVPIGAGWSGFAALDGRIYTMEQRGDEELVSCYDMNTGKPIWGTAIQARHETVMGYVGPRCTPLLLDGKVYALGATGVFRCLDQKSGKIVWQHDLLEMYGVSPGVEGGNIAWGRSQSPLAYEIDGRNVVIIPAGGPDASKPEAMTSIVAFDAATGETVWEGGHHQVSYASPLVAQIDGADQIISINEATITGHEPTTGKELWSLDWPGSSSGAATCSQVHSLGDNKFFVSKGYTEGAQTFEVKKDGDKYNVEVTWQNPRVLKTKFTNVAIQGNDVFGIDDGILEKVTIGEKRPAWRERGFGHGQVLLVGDQLLVMGEEGNLALVDTAADKYTELGRIKALSSEVAPTWNPLCIYGDLLLVRNAEEAACYRLATQP from the coding sequence ATGAGCAGCCAACAACCCAATTCAGAAGCTTCGCAGCCAGCTCCCGAAACCAAGCCGAAGCGTGAGCCACGATATTCGCCACCACTGCGAAATCTGTTGGCTACGATCGTCGCGATTGTCGTCGCCCTGACCGGGATCTTCGGACGTACCCTCGGCGATGGCGTCCTGGCCGATGTCTACGACGTGGTTCCCATCCTGCGTGATCAAGCGGTCTGCAATCTGATGGTGCTGATCGGCGGTTTCTTCGCAATCTTCATTCCGCTGATGTGGTTGACGTTCGGCAGCGCCTATCCCCGCATCGTCCGCTATACGCCGATCACAGTTATCGTGCTAGGTGTGGCGTTGTTTTTCGTGGTGTTTGAAATCCAGGGGGTCTCCGGCAACATGATCCCGCGGTTTGGCTATCGCTTCGGCCTCGCCCCAGATCAGCGCCTAGGTGGCTTGAATGCCGAAGACCGAATAGTCGCGCCGGATGCCATCGCGAAAGTTGCTGACGACCCGAAAGCATTTCCGCAGTTCCTGGGTCCGAATCGAAACAACAAAGTCGACGGTCCGAAACTGAACCCCGACTGGCAGGCCAATCCGCCCGAAGAACTGTGGCGCGTGCCGATCGGTGCTGGCTGGTCTGGCTTCGCGGCGCTCGATGGTCGCATCTACACGATGGAACAACGTGGCGACGAAGAACTGGTCAGTTGCTACGACATGAACACTGGCAAGCCGATCTGGGGAACCGCGATCCAGGCCCGGCACGAGACCGTGATGGGCTACGTCGGACCTCGCTGCACGCCGCTTCTTCTGGATGGAAAGGTTTACGCCTTGGGGGCAACCGGTGTCTTCCGATGCCTTGATCAAAAGTCAGGCAAAATCGTCTGGCAGCACGACCTGCTAGAGATGTATGGCGTCTCGCCAGGTGTCGAAGGGGGCAATATTGCCTGGGGCCGTTCGCAAAGTCCCTTGGCTTACGAAATCGATGGCCGAAACGTCGTGATCATTCCTGCCGGTGGTCCTGATGCGAGCAAGCCGGAAGCGATGACTTCGATCGTCGCCTTTGATGCCGCGACTGGCGAGACGGTCTGGGAAGGTGGCCATCATCAGGTCAGTTACGCTTCGCCACTGGTCGCCCAGATCGATGGCGCAGACCAGATTATCAGCATCAACGAAGCGACCATCACCGGTCACGAGCCAACCACCGGCAAAGAGCTTTGGTCGTTGGATTGGCCTGGCAGTTCCAGCGGGGCGGCGACCTGCTCTCAGGTTCATTCGCTCGGAGACAACAAGTTCTTCGTCTCGAAGGGGTATACCGAAGGTGCCCAGACGTTTGAAGTGAAGAAAGATGGCGACAAGTACAACGTCGAAGTGACTTGGCAAAACCCGCGCGTGCTGAAGACCAAGTTCACCAACGTCGCAATCCAAGGCAACGATGTGTTTGGCATCGACGACGGGATCCTCGAGAAAGTCACCATCGGCGAGAAACGTCCTGCCTGGCGCGAACGTGGCTTTGGCCATGGTCAGGTCTTGCTGGTCGGGGATCAACTGCTGGTGATGGGGGAAGAAGGGAACCTCGCTCTGGTCGATACGGCTGCCGACAAGTACACCGAACTAGGACGCATCAAGGCGCTTTCCAGTGAAGTCGCACCGACCTGGAACCCGCTTTGTATCTACGGCGATCTGCTACTGGTTCGTAACGCCGAAGAGGCCGCTTGCTATCGACTGGCTACGCAGCCGTAG